In the genome of bacterium SCSIO 12827, the window GTGATGCCGACCTGGGCGAGGAAACGCGCCTGCGTTACCGCTTCCTGGATCTGCGCCGCGAACAGCCGCACGCCAATATCATCCTGCGCTCCAACGTCATTTCATCGATCCGCCGCCGCATGGTCGATCAGGGCTTCCTGGAAATTCAGACCCCGATCCTGACCGCGTCGTCGCCCGAAGGGGCCCGCGACTACCTGGTGCCGGCGCGCAATCATCCGGGGCATTTCTATGCCCTGCCGCAGGCCCCGCAGCAATTCAAGCAGCTACTCATGGTGTCCGGCTTCGACAAGTATTTCCAGATCGCGCCCTGTTTCCGCGACGAGGACGCGCGGGCCGACCGTTCGCCCGGCGAGTTTTATCAACTCGACCTGGAAATGGCCTATGTCACCCAGGAAGACGTGTTCGCGGCGCTGGAACCCGTTCTGTCCGGCGTGTTCAAGGAATTCGCGAACGGCCGCAAGGTGACGGAAGGCGCGTTCCCGCGCATTCCCTATAAGGAATCAATGCTGAAATACGGCAACGACAAGCCGGACCTGCGCAACCCGATCGAAATGTCGAATGTCACCGATACCTTCGCCGGTTCCGGCTTCAAGGTGTTCGCCGGTATGATCGAAAAGAACGAGAAGGTCCGCGTCCACGCCATTCCGGCGCCGGGCGGCGGCAGCCGCGCGTTCTGTGATCGCATGAATTCCTGGGCGCAGAGCCAGGGCCAGCCGGGCCTGGGCTACATCTTCTTCCGTGACGGCGAAGGCGCCGGCCCGGTCGCCAAGAATATCGGTGAAGATCGTACCGCGGCGCTCAAGGCATCGCTTGGCTTGAACGACGGCGATGCGGTGTTCTTCGTGGCCGGTGTGCCGGGCGAGTTCGCATCCTTCGCCTCGGCCGCGCGCACCAAGATCGGCCAGGATCTGGACCTGATCGCCAAGGACCGCTTCGATTTCTGCTGGATCGTCGATTATCCGATGTACGAGCTGAATGAGGACACGGGGCGCGTCGACTTTTCGCACAACCCGTTCTCCATGCCCCAGGGCGGGCTGGAGGCCTTGGAAACCATGGATCCCCTGGATATTCTGGCCTACCAGTACGACATCGTGTGCAACGGGGTCGAGTTGTCCTCGGGCGCGATCCGGAACCACAAGCCGGACATTATGGTCAAGGCGTTCGAGATCGCGGGCTATTCCAAGGAAACCGTGGAAACGGAATTCGGCGGCATGTATCGGGCTTTCCAGTTCGGCGCCCCGCCGCATGGTGGTTCCGCCCCGGGCATTGACCGCATCGTGATGATGCTGGCCGACGAGCCCAACATCCGCGAGGTCATCGCCTTCCCCATGAACCAGCAGGCACAGGATCTGCTCATGGGGGCACCGTCCCTGGTGCCTGACGAGCGACTCAAGGAACTGCACCTTAAACTCGCCCTGCCGAAGAAAGCAGGCCCCCAGGCCGGCGGTGAATCGCAGGGGTAGAAAATCTTCTGCCGTCAACCACCCGGGATTCTGTAAATAATAAAAAGAGGTTAGCCGGCTAGAAAAAGCTGGCCCCCGATTCGCGCCTTCGGCTATAACGAATCGGTAGAAGACTTAAAAAATAATAGTCGTTTCGGTTGGCCGCGACGGCCGGGGAGCGAAACGGCGATAGGGTGAACCATTTTTACGGGGTGAGTTTGCCGGTGCGGCTGCCGGTGCCCTACTGGGGGTTAAGATGCGGAAATCCGTAATCGTCGTCGGTGCGTGCGCGCTATTGGGCGGATGCGCCCTGCCGGTTCCCATCCAAGTCGCGTCCTGGGCCATCGACATCATCTCTGTCGTCACCACGGAAAAATCCATCACGGATCACGGCCTGTCGGCACTGACCAGCAAGGACTGCGCGCTCTACCGCGCGGTAACCGAGGAAGACAACGTCGTCTGCCGCGACGTCGACGACCGTAAGGACGTCATGACTGCCGACGCGGGTAAGGACGCCAAGGCCTTGGCGGACAAGGACATCCTGCCAACGGCCCCGGGCTTCGAAGCCATTGAGGCCCAGGTGGCCAAGGCGGACACGGTTTCTGCCATTGACCCGACCGTGGTGCCGTCCTCCGAGACCGCCGTTCAACCTGCGCCCGGTAACGAACAGCCGGTGACCGTCAATATCGATCTGGCCGCATTGCAGCCGGTGACGGAAAAGATTGATCGCCCATTCGTCCGCTTCACACAGCCTGAGGTCGATGTCGTTCAGGTTCCGGCCGCGGCCTTGCAGACTGCCGCGGCCCTGCCGTCGGCTGCCGTGGAGAATGGTAAGCCCAAGGAAGGGTTCTATTACGTGATCGGCAGCTTCCGGGGCAGCGAGCGGGCGAAGCGTCACATGCAGACCTTCAGGTCCCTCATGCCGGCGGTTCTGCACGGCAAGATCGGCCGCGATGGACGCGACGTGTACCGCGTCGTCGTCGGGCCGTTCGACGGACAGGAACGGACCGGTGCGTTCCGCCGTATCAAGCGGGCGGGGATTGCCGATACCTGGGCGATTCGGGTGTCACCAAAGGACTGGTCGATCGCCGCCAAGCTGCGTCCGATCGAGCAGGCCGACGCCAGCGCCGCGCTCAGCGCGCGGGATTGGCCCGGCCTGGCGCACTTCATCGTCCAGCATTAAGCCGCTTTCCGGTTTAAGAGATTATCGGTAGAGCCCGAGAGCCTGCCGTCGGGCGACTTTGCCCGGGGCATCCAATCGATGCGTCGTTCAGGCCGCCATCGGTCTGCCGGAACCGTCGGGCGGGCCGTCCAGGGTCAGCAGCAGGTTGACGATGTGTTCGGTCTTGCGCACGAGCCGGGTGTTCTGCGGATTATAGCGGCGCTCGAAATTCAGCCGATCCTCCCATTGCGTGACATAGTCCCGGGGCCGGTCGGGCCCGGCAGGCTCACCGGTCAAGGCGCCCACCGTGTCGTTGTAGTCGGGGTGGAGTTCGGGCTGGAATGCCAGCAATTCATAGTCTTCATAGGTCAGCACCCCGGCGGCGTAGAGGTCCAGGCTGACCTCGGCCATTTGGCGGGGGGTGAGGTCGCGCAGGGACAGGCCGCTCGTCAGAACACTGAATAGAGTCGGTTCGGGGGTTTCATCCTGTGCCGGCCCTTCGCTTTCACAAGCGTCAGGCGGCGAAATCGGGGTCAGGGGGACAAGTTCGCGTGACGGGCTGCCCAGGCCGGAAAACGGAGAGGCGGGGGCTGGGGATGTTGAAAACAGGTCTACATACGAAATTGGCTGATGTTCTGCTCCCATGAGCAAGGCTCCTTCTTCGTCCGAACGCGATCCGTTCGAGAAACTGAAGGTGTCGAGACCCGGACATGCCAAAGGCGCTGGTCTCCCGTGGACAGTGTGAAACGCGCCTCAGGTGCGGGTTCGGCTGCGGGCCGAAGCACTCCTCATCGCATTTCGTCCTGGCACGGGCTTCGGGGTCTGTTCTATCGCCGTCATGAGTGCCTCCAAATCGTCGGCATGTGGGCTTCGCCACATCCATTTACTCGCTGAAATCCAACGCAAAAGTCGGGCCAGCCGGCAGATGGCGGTTTTTCATATGCTTAACGGAAAATGACTAGGCATAAACCTGTCCGGCCCGGCAATTCCTGCCGACTTGGCGGGCATAAATTGCCGGTCGAAACGGCCGTCCGGCCATGGACAGAGCGCGTTGCGGAGCCTAGTCTCGGCATTGCGGAATTGCTCTTGGGAAGAAACACCGTCATGCCGATCCAACGGTCTACCCGTCGCCGGGACCTGCCGGCGTTCCGCCGCCGGGCATTTGCCGCCGGGGCGGCGATGCTTTTGTTCGCGGGGCTGGCCGTGGCGGTCATGCCGGGGGCTAAGGCGGCAGGGGCGACGGAGCCGAAACTGACCAGCCACCGGGCGGCCTACGAGATCACCCTTAATCAAAGCCGCGAAGGCGTCGGGCCGACGGCGGCGCGCGGCCTCATGGTCTATGAATTCACCGACGCCTGCGAGCGCTGGGTTGCCGAAAGCCGCATCGTGCTTGATGTGGTCTATGGCGAGGAAACGCCGGTGCGCACGGATTGGGGCTTCACCAGTTGGGAATCGAAAGACGGTCGTGACTATGGCTTCAGCATGACCCACAAGCGCAATGAGCGACTGGAAGAGGATCTTAAGGGGACGGCGCGGCTTGATCCCGGCAAGGGCGGCGAAGCGGCCTTCGCCGGCAATGTCGCCAAGCAAATTCCCCTGCCCAAGGGCACGCTGTTTCCCACGGCCCACCTGCAGGCCAGTCTGAAGGCGGCGCTTGCCGGCCAAAAAGTGTTTTCCCGCCCGATGTTCGACGGCGGTAGCCTGGACAACCCCTATGACACCAATGTCTATATCGTCACCGCGAAGGACCGCAGCGACAAGACGCGCGCACTTTTGAAAAAGGCCGGATTCACGCCCGAACTGCCTGTGTGGCGCCACCAGTCGGCGTTCTTTTCCATGACATCCGGGGAAAGCACGCCCGTGTTCGAGCTTGAAGTCGATTACCGCGCAGACGGTGTCGCCGAACGGATCATCCAGTCCTTCGGTGATTTCGCCATCCGCATGACGCCGGTCAAGATGGAACGGATCAAGGGCGGCTGCTGATTTCTGCCGGCCACAGCCAGGCCGCACCCCGCACGCCCGAGGCGTCGCCGTGACGGGCCGGGACAAGGCGGGTCGCCACCTCATCGGAAAATACCCATTGCCCCCAAAGTCGCGGCACGTTCGCATATAGCCGGCCCAGGTTCGACAGCCCGCCGCCCAGGACGATGGCGTCCGGGTCCAGGATGTTGATGATGATGGCAAGGGCGCGGGCCAGGCGGTCTTCGTAGCGCGCCAGGGTGGCGCCGGCGGCGGCATCGCCGGATTCGGCGCGGGCGGCAATGTCCGGCGGGAACAGGTTCTCACCCGTAGTGGCCAGATGATCGCGGGCCAGGGCGGGGCCGGACAAAAAGGTTTCGATGCAGCCGGACAGACCGCAATAGCAGCCTGGACCCGGCCGTTCGTCGTCCTGGGGCCAGGGCAGGGGGTTATGGCCCCATTCACCGGTGATGGCGTTCCGGCCCGTGACCGGTCGGCCGTTCAGGGCGATGCCGCCGCCGACGCCGGTGCCCAGGATCACGCCGAACACCATTTCGGCTCCTTCGGCGGCGCCGTCGGTGGCTTCGGACACAGCGAAACAGTTGGCGTCATTGGCCAGGCGCACGGGGCGGGCCAAGGCGTCTTCCAGGTCCCGGTCGAATGGATGGCCGATCAACCAGGTCGAATTGGCATTCTTGATCAGGCCGGTGGCCGGAGAGAGGGTTCCGGGAATGCCGATGCCGACATGCGTGATCGCCGCACCTGCCATTGCCTCCAGATCATTGACCAGGCCGCGAATGGCCTCAACGGTGGCGCGGTAGTCGCCTTGTGGCGCGGCAATGCGGCGGCGCGCGGCGACCGACCCGGCGTGGTCCAGCACCAGGCCTTCGATCTTGGTGCCGCCCAGGTCAATTCCGGCGCGCATGACCGAAGAGAAAATTAATATTCATGGTGTGACCGCCGTCATGTCCAAAACGAAACGAGGTTAATACTTTTTTACCATTCGGTCCTTAGAACTAAGCGGAACGATCGCTTAGGGACGAGGAAACCGAAGATGACCATCATCGCCGAAATTACGACCGAGAAAAGGGACGTTTATCCGGTGTTTCGCGGACTGACCGAATTGGGCGTAAGCAACGCTGACCTGGCCGAGGCGCTTGAAGCTTCGCCGGCGGCCGTGGCGGCCTGGCGCAGCGGCGAGGCGCGCATGCCGGCCCGTCTGATCGCGTTTCTGACGCTGATCCTCGATTCCCTGGTTGAACGCAAGGGGAGTGAGGCCGCCGTCACCGCCTCGATGTTCCCGGGACTGCCGGAGGCGGGCCAGATCCGCACCGTGCGGGCGCGCGACAATCTTCAGCAGCAGCAGGCCTTCAATTGCGGTTTTGACCGCGCGCATATGGAATCGGGCCTGCGCTTGTTCCTGAACTGGCGAAATCGTAAGGTGTTCACGGATACACGGTTCGTGGGCGTGGAACGCGGCCGAGCCGCGGATATCGGGCATTTGGGCGTGGCTGCCACCTGACGCCGATCAATGCGGTCGGGGGACCGCAGGCGAAAGGGGCCCGCACAGGGTGCCATGGGGTAAGACGAGGGAAGTATGAGCGACAAACTGTTCGGATTGACGGAAGAAGGCGTCAAGACCGCGCTGGATATCAAGACCCGCTATAAAAAGCGGGAACCGCTGGTTGTGCCCTCCGACGGCGACAAGTTCCTGGCGCCCGAGAATTTCCTGAATTCGACTATTGATCTGGGCGGTCTCGAAGACCCGCTGCCGCTTGCCCTGGTGTCGGCCCGAGACCCGGAAGCCCCCATGGCCCTGGCCGCCGTGGCGCGCCTGTCGCCGCTTGGCCGCAAGACGCGGTTGATTTCCGGCATGTTTGAGATCGTCGGCGACATCTCCAAGCACGAAGCGGTCAAGAACGCGATTTCGCTGATTACGGAAAGTGCGTTCGATCCCAACGCCATTGCCAAGCTGCGCCGCGAAACCTCGCGCTTCATCGTGCGCACGCGGGCCGAATACACCACCGCGCTTCGCCAGAACCTGCACAACCTGATGGACGGCAGCGTGTCGCCCCGTTACTTCGTGCAGGAATTCTTCCAGCTGACCGAAGCTGGCAACATGCGCAACGACATCCGCAAAAAGCTGGTGATCAGCCTGCTGATGTCCGAAACCGTGCGCCCCAGCGTCAAGTTCCTGATGCTGGAAAACTTCCATGAAATGCCGGCGCCGGTGCAGACGGCGATCATTCAGGCGCTGCTGCGCGCTGATTCCTCGCGCCATGTCGACCTGATGAAGGAAGAACTGCGCTGGATCGTCGCCCAGGGCGTCGAATACAGCCGCGCCCACTGATCCAATCCCACCGATCCTCTTGGCGCCATGACCTGATCCGGTAAACCCGTTCTGGGTCCTCCCAAGGCGCGTTCTCGCCCTAATTGAAATATTTTCCCATGCGCGTAGGATGTGTAGGCGCTTGGGGAGTAAGTGCAATGCGGATGACGAAATTGCCAGGGATGGGTATGCGGGAGCATATGCAACCGGCGCGGATCATGACGTATTTGCGGATCACCGCCGCCTTTGGTGTCACTTACGTTCTGATGACGGCGGCCGCAAGTACCACTTTGGCCCAATCGACGCTGGAACGGGTCAAGGCACGAGGGGCCGTGACCTGCGTAACGTGGCAACAGCCCTATTTCTTTTCGCATTACGGCAAGGGGGGCGGCAGAGGCATGGACGCCGACTCATGCCGGGCCGCGGCCGCCGCAGTGTTCGGCGATCACAAGCGGGTCAAATATGTATTGGGCCAGAGATCCTTCAACGAAATAGTGGTTGCGGCGGTGCAAGGTGAAATCGATCTCATTCCCAGAGTGTCCTGGCAATCAATTCAAAAGTTCAAAAAAACCATGCGTCCGACGTCGCCCGTGTTCATGGATGGTCAGGGCATTCTTTTGTTCGACCCTGGGCAGCGGGGCGTTTCAGCCGATCTCGGCGGCAAGACAATCTGTACGTATTCGGGGCACAAGTATGAGAAACGTCTGAGAGATTATCAGCAGACGTCGGGAATGGCGTTCAAGATTGACAGCAAATTGTTCGAAAGCCGCCAGTTGTCGCGCACGGCCGATACCCTGTACAGCGCGGTCAAGGATGGCAAGTGTGATGCGTTCAGCGATAGCATCCTTCGGCTGGACGAGATCGCGCGCAAGGTTGATCTTAACGCCTATGTTTTCAACGACACGGTTGCCGTCGATGCCATGGTTCCCGCCGTGGGGCGCGGTGACAATGATTGGGCCAGCGTTGTCTCCGGCGTGGTGAACATGATGGCGTTGGCGGATCAACTGGGATGGTCCGACAAAGAGAAGACCTTCACGAGAAGACACTACTTCGGCGTGTCGCCTAAGGAAGTCGTGTCGTGGATATCGAGCGCGGGAAAGAAATTCGGCCTGTCCGGCGAATGGGCTTTCGATGTGCTTGGGCAGGTGGGTAGCTATCAATCCACTTTTGCGGCGAATTTGGACGGCTTGCGCGGGTTCCCGCTCGTCAGGCGGATCAATGCCGTGGCCACCGAAGGCGGCTTGCGGTCGGCTGGTGTTCCCTTGGAGCGGTCATGGGAGTTGAAGGCGATCCCGAAAGACGTCTCTCCTGCGGTGCGGACGGTCTTTGTTGCGACAGATCGCGTCATTGACACCGAAGCCGACCGCTTCCGCTTTAAGTTCAAAAGCGCGCATGCTGACAACATCAGGTTGGCAAAAGCCGTCGTGGCCTTGCGCAAGACCACGAAAGAGGCGTCGGGCGATATCTGGGGCCTAGTGTATCAATCGATGGATGCAGACGGCATTCCTGAGATCGGGCTGCGTGATACAGAAAGTTCCCTTTACGGTGCGGCCTCCGACTTTTTCGATGATATTCGGCAAGCGCTTCAGGCCTTGAAGAGCGCGCCGAATTATAAGGCACCAGCAATTCTGGTCTACGTCCACGGGTTCCAAAACTCCTTCGCCAATTCCGTCGAGACCATGGCTCGGATGATGAGCAACATAGGGTTTCCTTGCGTCCCCGTCGTATTCGCCTGGCCGACGAACGGCGGCCCCAATTACATCGCCCAACGGGACCGTGTCGCCGATGCGGGGGATGCCCTGTCGGTCTTTCTGCAGACGTTGCACGCGGAGTTCAATGGCGCGGACGTCCATGTGCTGGCCCATAGCCTGGGCAGCGCCGTTACGATCAAGGCATTGCATGAACTGCAGAAGCAGGGGGCCGCGCCGGTCAAGCTCTCGGAATTGATCTTCGCGGCCGCCGACCATCCGCCGGGCGATTTCTACAACACGGCGAAAGAGACCGTTCAGGGGCACATCGTGGACAGGGTGACGTCCTATGCATCATCGAATGACAGGGTATTTGGAGGACGCGGAATCGTCACCGCAAGCCCGCGCGCTGGCTATATCGAGAACGGTCGGATGCGCCAGTCAAAATGGGTGGATTCAATTGATGCATCTGATGCAATCGGCGAATGGAAAGGGCATTCGAATATCTTCAAGTCGCCCTATTTGCTGTTCGATTTTAGCGAAGTCCTGGCCGGACAACCCATGACCCTCCGCAGCGTGACGCTCGAATGTGCGTCAGAGACGGGTTATTGCCGGGTACGCCAAGTGAAGTGATTGGTCTCTGCGTGCGTTAGGTCGGCTCTGGAATTCGACTTGTCATCGCTTTATCGATCAACACCGCCGCCGCCGTCTTGGCGACCGCCGCCGCGCGCGTGCGGTTCTGAGATACTTGGGCGGTGACGGTGGCACCCTCCAGCACCATGGCCAGTTCTTCAGCCAGGCTGGCCGGGTCAGGTGCTCCCATGCCCCGGCACTGTTGCTCGATATAATCGCAGATCATGGATTTGAACGCTTTGCACTGGTGCCGCACGGGGGTGTCCGGGTCGGAAAATTCGCCGACCGCGTTGATGAACATGCAGCCGTAGAACGAATTGTCCTCGAACCAGGCGCGGGCGGCGTCGAACACGGCAAGAAGCCGTTCCTTCGGCGTGGTTCCGCGGCTTTCGACCTCGCGCATGAAGTTATTGCGGAATAGGCCGTCATATTTGCGAAGGGCTGCCAGGATCAGTTCATCTTTGGACCGGAAGTGGCGGTACAGCGTCTTTTTCGACACCCCCGATACGGCCAGGATCCGGTCGATGCCCGTCGCGTGAAAGCCGTGTTTGGCGAACAGGTCGATGGCCGTGTCGATCAGTTGTTCGCGTCTTTGAGAGTCGCTCATCATTGCACCATGGGGATACTAAGTTGTCTCCAATTTATAGGTAATTTGTGGCCGGCGCAAATCTTCATAAAAATCAGATAGCTAAAAAATATTGGGAAATACCTATGTTCACAAAGGTGTGAGTGACGGATTTTTCGTTTTTCGAATGGAGACAGATCTGTTACCTAGTGCGTCACCAGGGAGACAGATTTGTCTCCCTCCTTTAACCGACAACGCAAAAGGAGTTACGCACATGCCCAGAATTCAACCCGTCAATCCCGCCGAAGCCAACGGTGATGCCAAGGTTTTGCTGGACGGGGTCAAAGCCTCGATCGGCGCGGTGCCCAACATTTTCGCCACCTTCGCCCAGTCGCCGAAAGTCCTCGAAGGCTATCTCGGCCTCAACAAGGCGTTGAGCGGCGGCCTTCTCAACGCCCGCCTGCGCGAACAGATCGCCCTGGCCATCGCCGGCGCTAATGCCT includes:
- a CDS encoding alpha/beta hydrolase, with amino-acid sequence MRMTKLPGMGMREHMQPARIMTYLRITAAFGVTYVLMTAAASTTLAQSTLERVKARGAVTCVTWQQPYFFSHYGKGGGRGMDADSCRAAAAAVFGDHKRVKYVLGQRSFNEIVVAAVQGEIDLIPRVSWQSIQKFKKTMRPTSPVFMDGQGILLFDPGQRGVSADLGGKTICTYSGHKYEKRLRDYQQTSGMAFKIDSKLFESRQLSRTADTLYSAVKDGKCDAFSDSILRLDEIARKVDLNAYVFNDTVAVDAMVPAVGRGDNDWASVVSGVVNMMALADQLGWSDKEKTFTRRHYFGVSPKEVVSWISSAGKKFGLSGEWAFDVLGQVGSYQSTFAANLDGLRGFPLVRRINAVATEGGLRSAGVPLERSWELKAIPKDVSPAVRTVFVATDRVIDTEADRFRFKFKSAHADNIRLAKAVVALRKTTKEASGDIWGLVYQSMDADGIPEIGLRDTESSLYGAASDFFDDIRQALQALKSAPNYKAPAILVYVHGFQNSFANSVETMARMMSNIGFPCVPVVFAWPTNGGPNYIAQRDRVADAGDALSVFLQTLHAEFNGADVHVLAHSLGSAVTIKALHELQKQGAAPVKLSELIFAAADHPPGDFYNTAKETVQGHIVDRVTSYASSNDRVFGGRGIVTASPRAGYIENGRMRQSKWVDSIDASDAIGEWKGHSNIFKSPYLLFDFSEVLAGQPMTLRSVTLECASETGYCRVRQVK
- a CDS encoding ROK family protein — its product is MRAGIDLGGTKIEGLVLDHAGSVAARRRIAAPQGDYRATVEAIRGLVNDLEAMAGAAITHVGIGIPGTLSPATGLIKNANSTWLIGHPFDRDLEDALARPVRLANDANCFAVSEATDGAAEGAEMVFGVILGTGVGGGIALNGRPVTGRNAITGEWGHNPLPWPQDDERPGPGCYCGLSGCIETFLSGPALARDHLATTGENLFPPDIAARAESGDAAAGATLARYEDRLARALAIIINILDPDAIVLGGGLSNLGRLYANVPRLWGQWVFSDEVATRLVPARHGDASGVRGAAWLWPAEISSRP
- a CDS encoding SPOR domain-containing protein, yielding MRKSVIVVGACALLGGCALPVPIQVASWAIDIISVVTTEKSITDHGLSALTSKDCALYRAVTEEDNVVCRDVDDRKDVMTADAGKDAKALADKDILPTAPGFEAIEAQVAKADTVSAIDPTVVPSSETAVQPAPGNEQPVTVNIDLAALQPVTEKIDRPFVRFTQPEVDVVQVPAAALQTAAALPSAAVENGKPKEGFYYVIGSFRGSERAKRHMQTFRSLMPAVLHGKIGRDGRDVYRVVVGPFDGQERTGAFRRIKRAGIADTWAIRVSPKDWSIAAKLRPIEQADASAALSARDWPGLAHFIVQH
- a CDS encoding DUF1849 family protein, with product MPIQRSTRRRDLPAFRRRAFAAGAAMLLFAGLAVAVMPGAKAAGATEPKLTSHRAAYEITLNQSREGVGPTAARGLMVYEFTDACERWVAESRIVLDVVYGEETPVRTDWGFTSWESKDGRDYGFSMTHKRNERLEEDLKGTARLDPGKGGEAAFAGNVAKQIPLPKGTLFPTAHLQASLKAALAGQKVFSRPMFDGGSLDNPYDTNVYIVTAKDRSDKTRALLKKAGFTPELPVWRHQSAFFSMTSGESTPVFELEVDYRADGVAERIIQSFGDFAIRMTPVKMERIKGGC
- the aspS gene encoding aspartate--tRNA ligase — protein: MHPYRTHTCGQLREDNVGDTVRLSGWVHRKRDHGNLLFVDLRDHYGLTQCVIDVSGSLFPAVEGVRPESVVTITGPVVKRSEETINPSIPTGAIEVRIDEFHVESAAEMLPLQVFGDADLGEETRLRYRFLDLRREQPHANIILRSNVISSIRRRMVDQGFLEIQTPILTASSPEGARDYLVPARNHPGHFYALPQAPQQFKQLLMVSGFDKYFQIAPCFRDEDARADRSPGEFYQLDLEMAYVTQEDVFAALEPVLSGVFKEFANGRKVTEGAFPRIPYKESMLKYGNDKPDLRNPIEMSNVTDTFAGSGFKVFAGMIEKNEKVRVHAIPAPGGGSRAFCDRMNSWAQSQGQPGLGYIFFRDGEGAGPVAKNIGEDRTAALKASLGLNDGDAVFFVAGVPGEFASFASAARTKIGQDLDLIAKDRFDFCWIVDYPMYELNEDTGRVDFSHNPFSMPQGGLEALETMDPLDILAYQYDIVCNGVELSSGAIRNHKPDIMVKAFEIAGYSKETVETEFGGMYRAFQFGAPPHGGSAPGIDRIVMMLADEPNIREVIAFPMNQQAQDLLMGAPSLVPDERLKELHLKLALPKKAGPQAGGESQG
- a CDS encoding TetR/AcrR family transcriptional regulator, whose product is MSDSQRREQLIDTAIDLFAKHGFHATGIDRILAVSGVSKKTLYRHFRSKDELILAALRKYDGLFRNNFMREVESRGTTPKERLLAVFDAARAWFEDNSFYGCMFINAVGEFSDPDTPVRHQCKAFKSMICDYIEQQCRGMGAPDPASLAEELAMVLEGATVTAQVSQNRTRAAAVAKTAAAVLIDKAMTSRIPEPT